The DNA window ACGCCGTTGTCGCGGGCGGCCCTCGCGAGGACGTGGTTGAACCCGCCCGACCCCGCGTTCGGGCGCGCGAGCACGTCGACGCGGGGCTCCTCGACCGCGTAGCGGTTCAGCCGGTCGTCGCCCCCGACGACGCAGACGACCGTGCGTTCGGACCGACGGTTCCCGACCGCCCCCGACGCCGCGGTCGGTCCGTCGACGTCGATCTCGACCGCGTCGACGACGTCGATCCCGTACTCGTCGGCGATCGCCTCGGGGTCGGTCGCGGGGGTCGCGGCGTCGCCGCCCGACCGCGCCAGCGCGTCCCGCGTCCGGACGACGATCCCGTCGTAGCCGTACCGCGCCGCCGTCGTGGCCTGTCTCGCGACGGTGGCGTCGCCGTCGGGATACGCGTGGACCGCCTCGTACATGCCCGGCGGTTCGGGGGCCCGCGGTATCGGCGTTGCGCTTCCGATCGGTCGAGGCGGTCGCGTCGGTTCGGGTCGGCCCGCACCCTCACCACTCCCGCTCCTGCTCCCGCAGCCACGCGGGCCGCGGGTCCTCGGGCGCGAACCAGCCGGCGAGCCCGCCGGGGTCGACCTCGTCGAACGCGATCCGCCGCGACCGGTCGGCGACGGCCTTCGCGAGCGCGAAGGGGACCACGTACGCCAGCGCGAACGGGTCGAGGTCGGCGGCCGGCGCGAGCGGGCCGAGCGCGGCCGGACCGACGGCGAGTGAATCGACCGCGCCCGCGACGAGGAGGAGCCCGAGGAACGACGCCGGAACCGCCAGCATGCCGATACAGAGGTAGAAGGTGACGACCCGCTGGGCGGCCTCCTGAACCATGTACGCCGACCACTCCTCGTAGCGGGGGGTCACGAAGAACTCCCGCCGGATCTCGGCCGCCTGCGAGACGCAGACCGCGAGGGACGCGGCCAGGACCGTCGGCGACGCCGCCGCAGCGACCGGATCGGCCACGACCGTGTCGGCGAGGACGACCGCCCCGAACGCGAGGAATCCGACGATCCCGAGCGATCGGGCGACGACCGGGACGTTCCGCCGATAGATCGGCGGCACGCGGCCGGCGAGCGACGCCGGCAGGACGCGCTCGAGGATCCCGACCGGCTCGGGGTCGCCGTCCCAGCGCTCCTCGTCGAGTTCGGAGTTCTCGGAGAAGCCGACGATGTAGAACTCGCGGTCCGCGAGGTCGATCGACCGCTCCGCGAACAGCGCGGCGACGCCGTAGGCGGCGACCATGACGACGAGTTCGATCCAGTAGACGACGAGGATCTCGGCGGCGCGCCAGCCGAGGAGGACGACCCCGGCCACCGGGAGGAGGTTGGCGGCGAGCACGACGGCGAGGCCGCCGCGACCGCCGCGGTCGCTCGGGGAGGGAGGACGGAGGGCGGACATCACGCGTCGTGAGAACCGGCGGGCGCATAAAATCCGACCGCTCCGGGCCGACGGGGCGGGCGGACGAGCGCGGCCGCGACGACGACGCGATCGACTCGACCGACGAGGCTCGGACGACCCGACCGACGACGACTACAGTACGTCGCCGACTCGAACCGGCTCGCCGTCGAGATCCGGCTCCTCGGCGACGATCTGGACGATCTCGTGGTCGGTCACGTCGCGGTACTCCTTGCCCGTGGCCTCCTCGATCAGGTCCTTCTCGAGTTCGAACTCGATCCCCTCGTAGACGACGTCGACGCCGTCCTCGTTGAACGTCAGATCCGTGCTCATGGCCGGAGTAGCCCGTCGACTGATAAAAGGGACGCGACCGACGATACCGCCTGAAGGTTCGCTTGGTACGGGCGCGAAGGGGCGATCGATCTTCGATGCGGTGGCGCGCCCGGGAGCGGGCCGACGGCCCGCTCCCGGACCCCGAGGGACGCGGTGAGCGCGGTGCGAGCGGAACGAGCACCCCGATTGCGAGCGGTGAAACCGCGAGCAGAGAGGGACAAAGGATTCCTCAAGCAGCCGGCGCGGATCCGACCGTTCGTCAACCGGGTCTCCTCGTATTCGATCAAACAATACAATGGATATAAGGTACAAACCTATCCGTTTCGGCATGCTATGGAGTACCATGAGACCGAACACGACGGAAGGGGGAGAAGAACTGTACGAATGTTTCGAATGCGGTGCGCGCTCGGAGACCGCGGGGCGCTGTGACTGCGGCGGGGAGCTGCTCCATCTGGGCCGCTCGCGAGACCTGTGAGCGGCCGAGGGCGGGGTGACCCCAACGGAAGCCGGGATCGGTCGTCCTCGGTCGTCGTCGGCCGTCGCGGAATCAGTCGTCGTCGGCCGCCGCGGCCGGTCCGCCGGAGTTCGCGTCCTCCTCGATGCTCGGCGGGTACTTCCCGCGGTCGAGTTTCAGGTCGGACTGCGGGCGCGCCATACAGGTGAGCGCGAACTCCTCGGCCTCCTCGTCGGTGAGCCCGCGGGCCGCCGGCTGGGTCACCTCGCCCTCCACGATCTCCGCGGAGCAGGCGAGACACATGCCGACGCGGCAGGAGTACTCCTGGGCGATCCCCTCCTCGAGACAGGGCTGGAGGATCGTCTCCGTGTCGGACACCTCGATCGTCTCGCCGGTGCCGACGAACTCGACGGTGTACTCGGTCATGGCGCGGAGTACCCGGCGACCCATCAAAAAGGGTTCCCCTCGATCGCGTCGCCATCGTGGGGACCGAATAGCGACGAGAGACGCTCGACGTTCGACTCGGCTCCCGCCCATCGCAACGACTAATCCCCCGCCGGCCGCTTCCCGAGGTATGACCGGCAAGGCCACCGCGCGCGCCCACCCGATCCAGGGGCTCGTCAAGTACCACGGGATGCGCGACGAACAGCGTCGCTACCCGTACCACGACAGCATCAGCCTCTGTACCGCCCCGACCGCGACCACGACCACGGTTGAGTGGGAGCCGGACGCCCCGGAGGACACCTACGTCATCGGCGGCGAGGCGGTCGAGGGGCGCGGCGCGGAGCGGATCGCGGCCGTCGTCGACGAGGTCCGCGAGCGCGCGGACACCGACGCTGCCGTGCGGCTGGAGAGCGAGAACTCCTTCCCGTCGAACATCGGCTTCGGCTCCTCGTCGTCGGGGTTCGCGGCCGCCGCCCTCGCCTTAGTCGAGGCCGCGGGGCTCGAGTTCGACCTGCCGGAGGTCTCGACTATCGCCCGGCTCGGCTCCTCCTCCGCGGCCCGCGCCGTGACGGGCGCGTACTCGCTCCTCGAGACCGGGCTCAACGACGCGGACTGCCGCTCGCGCCGGCTCGATGTCGGCGTCGGCGACGACGGCTTCGACCCCGAGGAGGACCTCCGGATCGTCGCCGCGCACGTCCCCGCCTACAAGGAGACCGAGGAGGCCCACCGCGAGGCGGCCGCGAGCCACATGATGGACGCGCGGGTCGCCCACGTTCAAGACCAGCTCGTGGAGATGACCGACGCCCTCCGAGAGGGCGACTTCGACCGGATCTACGGCACCGCCGAACACGACTCGCTGTCGCTGACGGCGACGACGATGACCGGCCCCGCCGGCTGGGTGTACTGGCAGCCCGAGACGATCGCGGTGTTCAACGCGGTGCGCGAGCTCCGCGAGTCGGGCGTCGACGTCTACTTTTCCACCGACACGGGCGCGTCGGTGTACGTCAACACCCGCGCGGAACACGTCGACGAGGTGGAGTCGCGGATCGCCGAGATCGGGGTCGACACCGACGTCTGGGAGGTCGGCGGCCCGGCACGCGTCCTCGACGCGGGCGAGGCGCTGTTCTAGGGGCAGTTCTGGGCGTGATTCCGGGTGATTGCGTCTCCGTCCACGACGCGTCCGCCGCGTGCTCGGGGGA is part of the Halorubrum aethiopicum genome and encodes:
- a CDS encoding DUF5800 family protein, coding for MSTDLTFNEDGVDVVYEGIEFELEKDLIEEATGKEYRDVTDHEIVQIVAEEPDLDGEPVRVGDVL
- a CDS encoding 2Fe-2S iron-sulfur cluster-binding protein; its protein translation is MTEYTVEFVGTGETIEVSDTETILQPCLEEGIAQEYSCRVGMCLACSAEIVEGEVTQPAARGLTDEEAEEFALTCMARPQSDLKLDRGKYPPSIEEDANSGGPAAAADDD
- a CDS encoding DUF6498-containing protein; its protein translation is MSALRPPSPSDRGGRGGLAVVLAANLLPVAGVVLLGWRAAEILVVYWIELVVMVAAYGVAALFAERSIDLADREFYIVGFSENSELDEERWDGDPEPVGILERVLPASLAGRVPPIYRRNVPVVARSLGIVGFLAFGAVVLADTVVADPVAAAASPTVLAASLAVCVSQAAEIRREFFVTPRYEEWSAYMVQEAAQRVVTFYLCIGMLAVPASFLGLLLVAGAVDSLAVGPAALGPLAPAADLDPFALAYVVPFALAKAVADRSRRIAFDEVDPGGLAGWFAPEDPRPAWLREQEREW
- a CDS encoding rubrerythrin-like domain-containing protein; translation: MRPNTTEGGEELYECFECGARSETAGRCDCGGELLHLGRSRDL
- the mvaD gene encoding phosphomevalonate decarboxylase MvaD — encoded protein: MTGKATARAHPIQGLVKYHGMRDEQRRYPYHDSISLCTAPTATTTTVEWEPDAPEDTYVIGGEAVEGRGAERIAAVVDEVRERADTDAAVRLESENSFPSNIGFGSSSSGFAAAALALVEAAGLEFDLPEVSTIARLGSSSAARAVTGAYSLLETGLNDADCRSRRLDVGVGDDGFDPEEDLRIVAAHVPAYKETEEAHREAAASHMMDARVAHVQDQLVEMTDALREGDFDRIYGTAEHDSLSLTATTMTGPAGWVYWQPETIAVFNAVRELRESGVDVYFSTDTGASVYVNTRAEHVDEVESRIAEIGVDTDVWEVGGPARVLDAGEALF
- a CDS encoding RNase P subunit p30 family protein, translated to MYEAVHAYPDGDATVARQATTAARYGYDGIVVRTRDALARSGGDAATPATDPEAIADEYGIDVVDAVEIDVDGPTAASGAVGNRRSERTVVCVVGGDDRLNRYAVEEPRVDVLARPNAGSGGFNHVLARAARDNGVHVEFDLGPVLRRTGGERVRALADLRKLREIVTYYDAPHVVSANAASHLELRAPREVVAVAAEVGFDPEWVREGLRAWGRIAERNRERLSGDFIEPGVRRGRYETER